The nucleotide sequence AATTCAATTCCTCATGATAGTCTTAATGAATCGATGCATCAATTGGTATAGAGAAAGTAAGAAACAAGCAATTCAAATTTACCGTTGTGGCAgtttaaaaaaagattcaatagTCCATATATACCTTTATGGCAATCTCACATATATGATGATCGTTCACCGCATCATAATACCTATTAATATTCCTAAAATAGCATATTTAACCTCTACCATGCAAAACCACAATAGATGATTGTTTAAGCTGAATCTGTCAAGTCTGTCAACNNNNNNNNNNNNNNNNNNNNNNNNNNNNNNNNNNNNNNNNNNNNNNNNNNNNNNNNNNNNNNNNNNNNNNNNNNNNNNNNNNNNNNNNNNNNNNNNNNNNNNNNNNNNNNNNNNNNNNNNNNNNNNNNNNNNNNNNNNNNNNNNNNNNNNNNNNNNNNNNNNNNNNNNNNNNNNNNNNNNNNNNNNNNNNNNNNNNNNNNNNNNNNNNNNNNNNNNNNNNNNNNNNNNNNNNNNNNNNNNNNNNNNNNNNNNNNNNNNNNNNNNNNNNNNNNNNNNNNNNNNNNNNNNNNNNNNNNNNNNNNNNNNNNNNNNNNNNNNNNNNNNNNNNNNNNNNNNNNNNNNNNNNNNNNNNNNNNNNNNNNNNNNNNNNNNNNNNNNNNNNNNNNNNNNNNNNNNNNNNNNNNNNNNNNNNNNNNNNNNNNNNNNNNNNNNNNNNNNNNNNNNNNNNNNNNNNATGAATGGAACAAGTTTGTGTGCGTATTAGTTTTATCCTATTTATTAAGATCCTTAAATTCCATATTAAGGGAAACTAGATTGCTTATTTTGTCGGCCAATAATTCAATTCCTCATGATAGTCTTAATGAATCGATGCATCAATTGGTATAGAGAAAGTAAGAAACAAGCAATTCAAATTTACCGTTGTGGCAgtttaaaaaaagattcaatagTCCATATATACCTTTATGGCAATCTCACATATATGATGATCGTTCACCGCATCATAATACCTATTAATATTCCTAAAATAGCATATTTAACCTCTACCATGCAAAACCACAATAGATGATTGTTTAAGCTGAATCTGTCAAGTCTGTCAACAGAAAATGAGAATCTAGAATCTCTTCcattaaaaattaatgttcgcccatactatatattatttttaattcaaaaccaattgaaaataaatatacacatgtcattatatcatttaataatttaagttttcttttttactttttatatttaaggCATGTATAGTTATGTCTATTGATTCTTGTACAGTTTTGTATGTGTTAAAGTCTGCGACTCTGTGATATTACACCAGTGCCGTGCTTATAGGCAAGAGGAAAGGGCAATTGCCCTCAGccactaaaatttaaaaatttgttaggccacatttttttcctatttaggctttatgtatatttatattcataagATAAATGTCTATGTAAAAGTGGGTTTTTTTTAGAAGCCCataacaatatttataaatctaatatataaggaaatttTTACACTTGTTTTATACTCtaaatctaatataataataatactaatggaagataattaagaataaaaaaaactatttgtagGGTTTAAGAATTCTGAACACTTGTCAATTGATAACCTATTCACCGTGCTGTCTACTCGTTTCACAAACTTTTTTTGCTGTACTTTCATTATTCATAAgagtttttgtgttctttagttCTTGTTGGCGTTGTCTTTCGCAggtatgtttgatttttttttttctgttttcaacTCTGTTTCTCAAGTCTGATTTCGTTGGACATCTAactatgttttattataaatttcagaAGATGCCTCCGGTACCAACAAGAAGACACACCCCAGGATGGgacaaaacaataaagaaaagaaaagaggatgaGTTCATAAAGACTCAACAGAATTCTATGCTAAAGTTTGTGAAAAGAACTAAAATTGGTGGTGATAAATCTGGTGGAAACGAGCATGTTAATACTTCTGTTGATGGTGGGTCTGATGATAATGTGGCTGATCAGCTAGATGGTGAGAATTTGAACGAGGTAGAAGATGAGAATTTGAATGAGCAACAAGATGAGAATGTGGATACGAAAGCACAAGAGGATGAGAACATAGATGCAGGAGGTGATTTTAAGGAATCTCATGGAATTCCTGATATTTGTGATCCAGCTAATTGGGGGAAAATTGATCAGCAATGGATAGATATTATGGTTAAAAAAGGACCTGGACCAAGACAGGAAATTCACTACCACTTTCCTAGAGAAGAGATTGGGGGTAGACATTTTTCTCATTCATATTATACAAGAGAGCTCAGTAACGGAGAAAAACAAGATAGGCGTTGGCTTGTGTAttcaaaaacattaaacaatcTTGAAGCTTCTCTAAAGCATGGcaatcattcagatgttgatgGGAATGATTTATTTTACGAACTGAAAGTTCTAAAAGAGGTTTTACCAAAAGACTACAAGAGACCTATCGAAGTGTTAGATTTTCTGAAAACAATGGAAGGTTGTTATCCTAATTCTTGGATCGCTTATCGGATATTGTTAACGGTTCAGTATCTGTTGCCACTGCAGaaagaagtttttcaaagtTGAAGTTGATAAAATCTTACCTTCGATCAACTATGTCACAAGAAAGATTAAATTCTTTGGCTATCATATCTATAGAGAGAGAATTGGTTCGAGAGCTTGATTATGTGAGTTTGGTGAatgatattttaggaaaaaaggaTAGAAAAATTGTggcttagaattttttttcttttcttcaccgTTGttgtctttaaatttttttttttttgatatttctaataataaaagCCACATTTTTCTTACCCACCCTAAGCCACAATTCGTCTTAGCACGGCACTGTATTACACTGATAGTTCTAGTATGGAAATTTTGActtcttgttttgttatgtAACAAGCCAGTTGTTTTCCAGTCACACATAACTAGTCGACCACGATACATCACaagttctttcaagttttgtttttctttttcttgcgtGTGCTATATATGTCATTATGTGTTCATAGAATTCTGTTGACTAATTAGCCCATTTCACAGTGGGTAGCCATGTTTAGTCGTCTCATGTTTGAAAACATGGAAAACggaaattgaaaaatttaaactaaaatatataaaggttTCAGTTTTCTAAAACATGGGTAAATGCTAAACTTATGAATTGCTCTGTCTTTCTTATTGAATCATATGTCAagatttacatgtttatatagaagaagaagttgcTAAAGAATAGGAAAGAGAATATGTTTAAATAGAAGTTAAACATATCTATTGCCTTAACAATCTAGGGAGAATATACTAAACCGcctaatactccccctcaagatggcGAGTGAAGATCACGAACTCCCATCTTGCGAAGTAGATAGTTAAATTGTTGTCGTCCAAGTGCTTTAGTAAGAAAATCTGCAACCTGCTCCTCCGAGAAAACATGATGAGTAGAGACTGTACCATCTTGAACCGCATCACGAACAAAATGACAATCATTTTCTATATGTTTTGTGCGTTCATGGAAGATTGGGTTAGCAGCAATGTGAAGAGCCGCTTCATTATCACATAAGAGAGCAATATGAGCAGAGTGTGTGACGCCAAAAGTGAGAAGAAGTTCCTTAAGCCACTTAATTTCGCAGAGAGCCATTGACATAGCCCTATATTCTGCTTCAGCCGAAGAACGAGATACGACCTGTTGTTTCTTCGTCTTCCAAGACACTGGAGAACCACCAAGAGAAACCACATAACCAGTTAAAGAACGCCGGGAGAAAGGACAAGTATTGtaatcagcatcacaatagGTGACTAGAGAAAGATTCAGGTCAGAACTTAAGAACACACCCTGTCCGGGTGTTCCTTTCAAGTATTGAACCACTCGAGTAGCAGCTTCCCAATGTTTGAGACGGGGCGTCTTCAAGAACTGTGCAAGTATGTGAACCACATAACTTAGCTCAGGTCGCATAAAGATCAAGTAAACGAGACGACCCACAAAACGGCGATATCATGCGGGATTGTCAAAGAGTGGACCATCATCTTTGCCAAGAGTGTGGTTTTGTTCGATCGGTGTATCAAACGGCTTGGAACCAGTCAAACcacattatgaaattatatcTAAAGCATACTTCCTTTGAGAGAGATAAATACCTTCTTGAGCCCGAGACACCTCAATGCCAAGAAAATACTTAAGAATCCCGAGATCCTTCATGTGAAAACTTTGACTCATATAAGCCTTGAATTTAGCTGTAAGACTGGGATCATTGCTACTAATTATCAAGTCATCAACGTACACCAAGACATGAAGACGAGTGGTACCGCGGGTATACGTGAACAGAGAGTAATCTTTCCTGTTCTGAGTAAAACCAAATGCAAGAAGAGACTTCGATAACTTGGAGAACCAACAACGGGGAGCTTGTTTCAAGCCATATAGAGACTTCTTTAATCTACACACTTTGGTTTTATCCGCAGCAGAAAAACCAGGTGGTGGTTTCATGTATACTTCCTCTTCAAGATCGCCATGGAGGAAAGCATTATGCACATCCATTTGAAACAAATCCCAATGCTTGGTTGCTGCGACTTTAAGAAGAAACCGGACAGTAGTCATCTTGGCAACGAGAGCAAAGGTTTCATTATAATCCTCACCTTCTTGTTGTCTATTACCAAAGATAACAAGACGAGCTTTGTAACGCTCCAGAGTTCCGTCAGAATGATATTTGAGTTTGAAAACCCATTTGCAACCAAGAGCATGTTTGTTTGGAGGTAACGTAGTGACATCCCATGTGTGTTGTTTTTCAAGAGAATCGATCTCAGCTTGCATAGCCTGACGCCATTCAAGATATTGCATTGCTTCGTGAAAACTTGTGGGTTCCATGCAAGCCGTAATTTTTCCAAGAAAAGCCTGCTGGGATGCAGAAAACCGGTGATATGCAAGAAAAGCTGTTAGTGGATAAGTACACTTACTTGAGAGATCTTGATTGGGAAGAGTGAGGAGAGGTTTATCACAAGACATAGCCGAGTTTAGTTGATATCCTGAGAGACTAACATTAGGCTGAGGAATCCTTTTTTCACGGCCAAGTTCCGGAGAAACAACAATATCAGTCGTCACTTTGAGGATCTGGCTCAGTGGGTGACGACGTATCAGTCGGTGGTGTTGGCGGAGGATCAATAGAAGATGCCGGAGTGGGACGAGCAGTGATGTCTCCCCCTATCGAAGACGGTGAATCAATGTCATCAAAGAAACTAGGATGGACAGTAGAGGGAGAGACAACCGTTAAAGAGTCAGCCGCTGAAGATTCAAAGGAGTGGAAGGGAAAGACATTCTCATGAAAAATAACATCACGGGAAACAAACGGCTTGTCTTTCTTAAAGTCATAGACAATCCATCCTTTCTTGCCGAAGGGATAGCCAAGAAACATGCACCTAACACCTCTTTCTTCAAATTTATCATTGGAGCGACGGACTTTGTGGGCATAACAGAGACATCCAAATGTCCGCAAGGCGTCGTAGGTAGGAGGTTTCTTAAATAAAAGCTCAAAAGGTGATTTTCCGAGAAGAAGAACTGAGGGAGTGCATTTGTTGAGATGAGTGGCGGTGAGAATACTTTCTCCCCAAAACCGTGCAGGGAGCTTGGCTTCAAGCAACAAGGGGATCTCGCCACATTCAGTATATGACGATGTTTGCATTCAACACggccattttgttgaggagtagCCACACAAGATGTCTGATGAATTATTCCTTGAGAATCAAAGAACTTGCAAAGACAAATAAATTCTGTTCCATTGCCAGACCGAACGATCTTGACATGTTTGTTTAATTGACGATGCACAAAAGCAATGAAGTTCTTGAGAACATCCGCTACCTCCGATTTTTCAGGAAGTAAATGTGTCCACACCGCTCTtgagaaatcatcaacaatagtcAAGAAATAAGATGCTCCAGTAGTTGATTTTTTCACGATAAGGACCCCAAACATCACAGTGAATCATGGAAAATAAATCATCCGCTTTATTAGAACTATCTTGAAAAGAAACACGAGTTTGTTTTGCACGCAGGCAAGTATCACAAAGCTCCTCCAAATCACTAACATTATATGAAAAACCTCctaaattagaaagaaaagataacaCTTTCGACGACGGATGACCGAGCCGCCTGTGCCACAAGGCGCGAACATCACTGCGACCAACACGATGAGCCTGAGGAACAACTGCACCAGTCAAGTGATAAACCCCATTGCTCTTCTCACCCGCACCAATCAAAGTCCTCGAAGCTTGGCCCTGTATCGCACAAAAACGTTTCGTAAATATCACAGAACTTGCAATTTCATCCAACAATTGAGAGACTGAGATAAGAGTCATAGATAAATCAGGGGCATAGAAGACTCGATGAAGTACTAATTTCCCCCTGAGATTTAATGTGCCTTGACGTGTGGCCCAAGTAAATCCATCATCCGGTAAGGCAATGGCAATGGGATcgattttaaataaatgtgtcAACAAGTTTATGTCGCCAGTCATATGGTGAGATGCACCAGAATCAATAATGATATCATAGCGACTACTAGTGCCAAAGATGACAAGTTTTTCTGTCTTACCGGAGAGTTTGACGGTGTTGTTTTGCTTCTTACTAGTCACGAAGTTAGCAATCGAGTTCCACTGACTTTGGGTGAGATTTGGGATTCCAGAATCGCTTGTGGAGGAGGTTGAGACGTCAGTGATGTGTGAAATTGCAGGGTGTGATCCTAACAAGCCTACTTGGTGCGCAGAGTAACCACCACGTCCTCCTCTATTTCGTCCTCGAACAGAACCTCGACCACGACTTGAGTGTCCTCGTCCGAGAGTCAGCTGTTCCCCCCACCATTCTGGATAACCAACGAGCTTAAAGCATTGTTGTTTTTCGTGTCCTGTTCTACCACAATGAGTACATGTCATTGAGGTATTGGATTTGGTGATTGAAGTCGCTGTTGCCGAGAAACCAATAACACTGTTTTTACCTTCTGTTCGTCGAGTAGTATTGAGATGGGTCTCTTCTTGCTTAATTTGAGAGTACACACTCTCAAGAGTTAGATCACCAAGTCGGCTGAGAAGATTGGATCTAGCTGTTCCAAATCTGCTGTTGTCGAGACCCATGAGAAACTGATGAATGAACGACTTGTCTTGAATCTTACGGTATTTGGTCATGGAGGAGCAGCGATCATTACCACAACAACAAGTGAAAGCTGCTTCAAAATCGGACAAATCATCCCAATAAACTTTGAGCTTGCCAAAATATTCTTCAACAGTTTGACCTTCTTGTCTGCAAGCAGCTAACTCTGCACGTAGTTGATGAACTCGTGTGTCATCGCTTGTAGAAAATCGCCCTTTCAAAGCTGCCCACATTACTGATGCATCAGAAACAACAGAAATAGATGATCGAAGGTGGGGCTCGATGCTACTGTAGATCCAGCCAATGATCATTGAGTTGACCATATCCCAACGCTCTGCTTCTTTTGTGTCTGTCGTGGATCTGAGGAGAGTTCCGTTAATGAACCCTAGTTTTCTTTTGGTGCGAAGAGAGATGGTCATTAACTTCGCCCATCGTTCATAGTTAGAGCCGTTGAGGAGAATTGGAGTTTGGACATGGCCGGTATGATAAGAGGCATGAAGAAAATAAGGAGAGATCAAGGTTTGATCATTCAAAGATTtgcttgtttctgtttctttgtcgGTATTACCCATATttgaagaaaatagaaaagagaagtttcaaacgagaaagagaagaagaagaaaagaaaaaaatagggttTCTAGAGCAATTTGTACAGGCCAAAGGGAGACTTTGATACCATGCTAAACTTCTGAATTGCTCTGTCTTTCTTATTGAATCATATGTCAagatttacatgtttatatagaagaagaagttgcTAAAGAATAGGAAAGAGAATATGTCTAAATAGAAGTTAAACATATCTATTACCTTAACAATCTAGGGAGAATATATTAAACCGTTTAATAGTAAAtaatgttgaaattttttttagtttagaaaaaaaaatcttacgaaaataaattatttttgtctgtGTGTTACATTCtcatttagatattttaaattttatttattctattaCAAATGATTACTTTACTTTTAACGACTTACAAATTATTAATGCAATATATTTTCTGGCAAGTAATTTGACGGAGAATTCCTATTCTAATTTTGTCACAgtcattttttaaatagtaaactatagaatgaaaataaaagatacTTGTAAACACAAACTGTTTTGTTGATGGGTGCAAGTGACATTTGAACTATGTAAATTAAAGATTATTTCCTCTTTTATCGTTCTACACTTAAGGGAGTCATTTTCTATGTGAAAATTGaaataaagaaacagagtacATGAAAAGGAGACTACCAGTAGGCATCTCAAAACAATACAGCTCTAAATCAGGAGCTCAAAAAGAAAATGGCAAAATTAAGCAGCTATAAAAAGTANAAACTTTGAGCTTGCCAAAATATTCTTCAACAGTTTGACCTTCTTGTCTGCAAGCAGCTAACTCTGCACGTAGTTGATGAACTCGTGTGTCATCGCTTGTAGAAAATCGCCCTTTCAAAGCTGCCCACATTACTGATGCATCAGAAACAACAGAAATAGATGATCGAAGGTGGGGCTCGATGCTACTGTAGATCCAGCCAATGATCATTGAGTTGACCATATCCCAACGCTCTGCTTCTTTTGTGTCTGTCGTGGATCTGAGGAGAGTTCCGTTAATGAACCCTAGTTTTCTTTTGGTGCGAAGAGAGATGGTCATTAACTTCGCCCATCGTTCATAGTTAGAGCCGTTGAGGAGAATTGGAGTTTGGACATGGCCGGTATGATAAGAGGCATGAAGAAAATAAGGAGAGATCAAGGTTTGATCATTCAAAGATTtgcttgtttctgtttctttgtcgGTATTACCCATATttgaagaaaatagaaaagagaagtttcaaacgagaaagagaagaagaagaaaagaaaaaaatagggttTCTAGAGCAATTTGTACAGGCCAAAGGGAGACTTTGATACCATGCTAAACTTCTGAATTGCTCTGTCTTTCTTATTGAATCATATGTCAagatttacatgtttatatagaagaagaagttgcTAAAGAATAGGAAAGAGAATATGTCTAAATAGAAGTTAAACATATCTATTACCTTAACAATCTAGGGAGAATATATTAAACCGTTTAATAGTAAAtaatgttgaaattttttttagtttagaaaaaaaaatcttacgaaaataaattatttttgtctgtGTGTTACATTCtcatttagatattttaaattttatttattctattaCAAATGATTACTTTACTTTTAACGACTTACAAATTATTAATGCAATATATTTTCTGGCAAGTAATTTGACGGAGAATTCCTATTCTAATTTTGTCACAgtcattttttaaatagtaaactatagaatgaaaataaaagatacTTGTAAACACAAACTGTTTTGTTGATGGGTGCAAGTGACATTTGAACTATGTAAATTAAAGATTATTTCCTCTTTTATCGTTCTACACTTAAGGGAGTCATTTTCTATGTGAAAATTGaaataaagaaacagagtacATGAAAAGGAGACTACCAGTAGGCATCTCAAAACAATACAGCTCTAAATCAGGAGCTCAAAAAGAAAATGGCAAAATTAAGCAGCTATAAAAAGTACATAACCATCCTCACAACAGAGGATATTCGAATTAAACTTGAAAAGAGGCTTAGATCAAACTATTTTAGTTGCTCAATGCTCAAGAAGAGATGAGATATTTGAGTCTTTTGAGTGGTGTTCGAAGggtattttaaaaactaaaaccattTAAGGGATCATAAAGCCATTATCCAAGAAAATGGGCTTCACAAATTAATCTGAGCCGGACCTAACTTTTCTGTTTTTAGGCTATATATATCATTGAACAATTATCATGATACAAACCACTACCTCAAActtgttatatttgtttactGTGTGGAGTATTGGGCTTACGGaaagttattttaaaacaaaatttgtattcGGATCTGGTAACACTGTAACACTCTTCTTAGCAGCTAATTAAGCTGTACCAACGTTTGGTCTAGATCAATAATTAAACATGATCTTTAGACCACACATATCAATCTAAAAATTATAGGTGCATGTGATATGGTGAGAAACACAGTCCAGCTATTTAACAATGGGTCGCAAAGACCTTTAGGCCCATTTTGAGTCTTAGatgaaatcataaaattttgagTCTTGAATGTGTAGAAACaagaataaaatacaaattGTGGTTAAAAAGTGatagtaaaatataattctctttATCCGTCTGTAATTGAaaactctattaaaaaaaaaaaaaaaaatcataatgtgttatgtgttgttaacctcttttttttttgtccaactGTTATTTACCATTATAAACCAGTATTCATTGTTCAACTAAATTAATTTTCCCTGCTTTTGTTAAATAAGTTTAAATGGttattcatgttttgttttacaattttttcgTCTGCTAAATTCACATCGGTAGagagaaaaagtaaagaaaagatGTTGGAGTGACTACTGATATATATCAATAAGTTTATTGATAATAAGCTTCTTCCTTCTGATTTAAGTCTAAGCGACTGCAATACCCTTACGGCCTTACCAAACATATTGCTTCGGTTGTAATGTTCCAACAATAAATATTACATTATTGCacgcatatatatacatttacacATATAGTGAGAGAAacgaaatttattaatttattcttcATTGCCGAATCATGAGTGTCTCGTGAATACATTTGACAATAAAGACTAAAATACTATagactatatattatatagtcaaCCCAAATAGCATCCAAAGAGAAATAAACGATCAAAAGGTATAATTTcataacaataatatatgatataaatattttcgaAATATTAACATAGTTTGGCTTTGATTATTAGTGTCGCGATCgttatgaagttgtttttgCATGTAAACTACACTTATTAATCAGTCACGTTGAATCTAAGTTTGGGCTGTAGAGAAACAATATTCGATATATCTTAGCTTCTTCCTTTTATATTTATGCGTTggaaaaaacatatttagaaatattagtataaatatcagttagtttataaattatgcaaaaccaaatattttaagAATTGTACAAAATTTAAGTCAAccatattcaataataatatactataatacatatatatgtgtgaacataaaaaaaaaaaaaaaaagagtttgagcGTTAGTTGGCCAAAAACACTGTAAGCGTTAAAATGGGTCCATTCctacaatttttctttaatgttgTGCATGTAAATCCATTTCTGTCtacatgtatataaatatacacgTAGCCTTTTTATGACCAAATGGGTAAATGTGTGAATTGAGTTGGTCACAGTATTAAATGTTTCATTTACTATATAGTCTATTTAGGTGATTAAAAAGTGCAACCAATCCGTAGCTgcatttttaaataaactaataaatacacaatttttttaacagaAGCCTGAACTAAATTAACcattttgtgtgattggtaCAACCACATTGATATCCAACATAAAGCTCAGTTCCTATCCATATTGCTGTGACGGTGGATTTTGCATGTTTCCGCCGTTACACAATTACAACGTTCAAAGTTTTGTAGTCGTGGGGTTGGGGATATATGAGATTGTTTGTTCACTCATCACTATAAACGTTTGAACTAGCATAGGTATTCGACTCTTTCACGTGATTTTCGATTCCGGATTTTAGTTTGGGATTGTTAT is from Camelina sativa cultivar DH55 chromosome 20, Cs, whole genome shotgun sequence and encodes:
- the LOC104772478 gene encoding zinc finger MYM-type protein 5-like, which encodes MPPVPTRRHTPGWDKTIKKRKEDEFIKTQQNSMLKFVKRTKIGGDKSGGNEHVNTSVDGGSDDNVADQLDGENLNEVEDENLNEQQDENVDTKAQEDENIDAGGDFKESHGIPDICDPANWGKIDQQWIDIMVKKGPGPRQEIHYHFPREEIGGRHFSHSYYTRELSNGEKQDRRWLVYSKTLNNLEASLKHGNHSDVDGNDLFYELKVLKEVLPKDYKRPIEVLDFLKTMEGCYPNSWIAYRILLTVQYLLPLQKEVFQS
- the LOC104772479 gene encoding uncharacterized protein LOC104772479, translating into MGNTDKETETSKSLNDQTLISPYFLHASYHTGHVQTPILLNGSNYERWAKLMTISLRTKRKLGFINGTLLRSTTDTKEAERWDMVNSMIIGWIYSSIEPHLRSSISVVSDASVMWAALKGRFSTSDDTRVHQLRAELAACRQEGQTVEEYFGKLKVYWDDLSDFEAAFTCCCGNDRCSSMTKYRKIQDKSFIHQFLMGLDNSRFGTARSNLLSRLGDLTLESVYSQIKQEETHLNTTRRTEGKNSVIGFSATATSITKSNTSMTCTHCGRTGHEKQQCFKLVGYPEWWGEQLTLGRGHSSRGRGSVRGRNRGGRGGYSAHQVGLLGSHPAISHITDVSTSSTSDSGIPNLTQSQWNSIANFVTSKKQNNTVKLSGKTEKLVIFGTSSRYDIIIDSGASHHMTGDINLLTHLFKIDPIAIALPDDGFTWATRQGTLNLRGKLVLHRVFYAPDLSMTLISVSQLLDEIASSVIFTKRFCAIQGQASRTLIGAGEKSNGVYHLTGAVVPQAHRVGRSDVRALWHRRLGHPSSKVLSFLSNLGAKLPARFWGESILTATHLNKCTPSVLLLGKSPFELLFKKPPTYDALRTFGCLCYAHKVRRSNDKFEERGVRCMFLGYPFGKKGWIVYDFKKDKPFVSRDVIFHENVFPFHSFESSAADSLTVVSPSTVHPSFFDDIDSPSSIGGDITARPTPASSIDPPPTPPTDTSSPTEPDPQSDD